Proteins encoded together in one Oceanobacillus iheyensis HTE831 window:
- a CDS encoding helix-turn-helix domain-containing protein, with translation MKDNEYKPKQLLTKREKEVFELLVQDKTTKEIAQELFISEKTVRNHISNAMQKLGVKGRSQAVVELLRMGELKL, from the coding sequence TTGAAGGACAACGAGTATAAACCGAAGCAATTATTAACCAAACGCGAGAAAGAAGTGTTTGAACTATTAGTACAGGATAAAACAACAAAAGAAATTGCACAAGAGTTGTTTATTTCCGAAAAAACTGTCCGGAACCATATTTCAAATGCTATGCAAAAATTGGGAGTCAAGGGACGGTCACAAGCCGTAGTTGAGCTTCTTCGCATGGGGGAATTAAAGCTGTAA
- the trxA gene encoding thioredoxin — protein sequence MAIKHVTDQNFTEETSKGLVLADFWAPWCGPCKMIAPVLEEIDGEMEEKVQIVKLDVDENQETAGKFGVMSIPTLLLFKDGDVVDQVIGFQPKEALEDLINKHA from the coding sequence ATGGCTATTAAGCATGTAACTGATCAAAACTTTACAGAAGAAACTTCAAAAGGTCTTGTATTGGCTGATTTTTGGGCACCGTGGTGTGGACCTTGTAAAATGATTGCACCAGTACTAGAAGAAATTGATGGTGAGATGGAAGAAAAAGTACAAATTGTTAAATTAGATGTAGATGAAAATCAAGAAACTGCAGGTAAATTTGGAGTAATGAGCATCCCAACATTACTATTATTCAAAGATGGGGATGTAGTGGATCAAGTTATTGGATTCCAGCCGAAAGAAGCATTAGAGGATCTTATAAACAAACACGCGTAA
- a CDS encoding succinate dehydrogenase cytochrome b558 subunit — MAEHREFFYRRLHSLLGVVPIGIFLVQHLLINHFAVYGEESFNTAAGFMKNLPFVLLLEIFVIYLPILFHAILGVYIVFVAKQNTRKYGFFRNWMFRFQRITGIILVVFIAWHVFETRVQIGLGNAELDYSLMEGILTNPFMFWFYVVGVIAAVFHFANGLWSFLVSWGITQTPKSQRISTYACLGVFLAVSYLGIRSLIKFAYGV, encoded by the coding sequence ATGGCAGAGCATCGTGAGTTTTTCTACAGAAGACTGCATTCATTACTAGGGGTTGTTCCAATCGGGATCTTCTTAGTGCAGCATTTACTTATTAATCATTTTGCTGTGTATGGGGAAGAAAGTTTCAATACAGCTGCTGGGTTTATGAAGAACCTACCATTTGTATTACTGTTAGAAATTTTTGTGATTTATTTACCGATTTTGTTCCATGCGATTTTAGGGGTTTATATTGTATTTGTCGCAAAACAAAATACACGCAAATATGGATTTTTCCGAAACTGGATGTTTAGATTTCAACGTATAACTGGAATAATTCTTGTAGTATTTATTGCGTGGCACGTATTTGAAACAAGAGTTCAGATAGGCTTAGGAAATGCAGAACTAGATTATAGCCTCATGGAAGGTATTTTAACGAATCCATTCATGTTTTGGTTCTATGTTGTAGGTGTTATTGCTGCAGTATTCCATTTTGCAAATGGTCTTTGGAGCTTCCTTGTTTCATGGGGAATTACACAAACTCCAAAATCACAGCGTATCTCAACGTATGCGTGTTTAGGCGTATTCTTAGCAGTGAGCTATCTTGGAATTAGATCATTAATTAAATTTGCTTATGGTGTTTAA
- a CDS encoding enoyl-CoA hydratase translates to MTLIAFELKDQVACLTIQSPPANALSGAILKQLNERLNQIEEEGKAKAVVISGEGRFFSAGADIKEFTGYQHASEYESLANNGQNVFDRVEHFSIPVIAAIHGAALGGGLELAMSCHIRLVTENTKLGLPEMNLGIIPGFAGTQRLPRLIGNARAYEMILTGEPISGQQAADWGLANHVVPEEELLQKAMNIANKITMKSKPGISEIMHLVPYANKDQLSKGVKEEAKSFGRVFGSEDAKEGVTAFIEKREPNFQDK, encoded by the coding sequence TTGACGTTAATAGCTTTTGAATTAAAAGATCAAGTTGCCTGTTTGACTATTCAAAGTCCACCTGCCAATGCGTTATCAGGGGCAATATTGAAACAACTCAATGAACGACTTAATCAAATAGAAGAAGAAGGTAAAGCGAAGGCAGTTGTTATTTCGGGTGAAGGTAGATTCTTCTCTGCTGGAGCAGATATTAAAGAATTCACTGGATATCAACATGCATCTGAATATGAATCTCTTGCCAATAATGGGCAAAACGTATTTGATCGTGTAGAACATTTTTCTATCCCTGTAATTGCAGCTATACATGGAGCTGCGCTTGGTGGGGGTCTTGAACTTGCAATGTCATGTCATATTCGATTAGTTACTGAGAATACAAAGTTAGGATTACCAGAAATGAATTTGGGTATCATTCCTGGTTTTGCAGGAACTCAACGTTTACCACGACTTATCGGGAATGCACGAGCTTATGAAATGATATTAACAGGGGAACCAATAAGTGGACAGCAGGCTGCTGATTGGGGATTGGCGAATCATGTAGTTCCAGAAGAAGAATTGCTGCAAAAAGCAATGAACATTGCGAATAAAATTACTATGAAAAGTAAGCCTGGTATTTCAGAGATAATGCATTTAGTTCCATATGCAAATAAAGATCAACTCTCAAAAGGTGTAAAGGAAGAAGCAAAGTCTTTTGGCAGGGTATTTGGGTCTGAAGATGCAAAAGAAGGTGTCACAGCATTTATTGAAAAACGAGAACCAAATTTCCAAGATAAATAG
- the uvrC gene encoding excinuclease ABC subunit UvrC codes for MNENIEKKLSILPQQPGCYLMKDKNGTVIYVGKSKKLRNRVRSYFRGANDRKTQRLVQEIRDFEYMVTSSEIEALILEMNLIKKYDPRYNVMLKDDKSYPYLKITSERHPRLIVTRRLKKDKGKYFGPYPNVIAARETKKLLDRMYPLRKCNNPSGRPCLYYHMGQCKACAENPPSVKEYQEIVQEISSFLQGGFKDIRKNLAGEMQKASEALNFERAKEIRDTIQHIDATMEQQKMTLTDQMDRDIFGYSYDKGWMCVQVFFIRQGKLIERDTSVFPFFDSPEETIVSFIGRFYLHENHLKPKQVLVPVGIDNELLAKVLEIQVHIPLRGRKKELVQLAVKNAEISLNEKFQLIEKDEERTIQAIEDLGEQLNIETPHRIEAFDNSNIQGTDPVSAMIVFEDGKPNKKEYRKYKIRDVKGPDDYDTMREVVRRRYSRVLKENLPLPDLIIVDGGKGQMSAALEVLEDELGLDIPLAGLAKDDRHKTSELLYGMPPIVVPLERQSQAFYLVQRIQDEVHRFAITFHRQLRGKSLFQSELDKIPGVGEKRRKLLLSHFKSINQIKKASIEDMRKLGIPSNIAELVLNHLNSPNDDET; via the coding sequence ATGAATGAAAATATAGAGAAAAAACTGTCTATATTGCCACAACAACCAGGTTGTTATTTAATGAAAGATAAAAATGGGACTGTTATTTATGTTGGGAAATCAAAAAAATTAAGAAATAGAGTAAGATCGTATTTTAGAGGTGCAAATGATAGGAAAACACAACGATTAGTTCAAGAAATTAGAGATTTTGAGTACATGGTTACTTCTTCAGAGATTGAAGCATTGATTTTGGAAATGAATTTAATTAAAAAATATGATCCTAGGTATAATGTCATGTTAAAGGATGATAAATCGTATCCTTATTTGAAAATCACCTCAGAAAGGCATCCTCGTTTAATTGTTACTCGACGATTAAAAAAAGATAAGGGTAAGTACTTTGGACCTTATCCCAACGTAATAGCCGCTCGGGAAACAAAAAAACTTCTAGATCGAATGTATCCTTTGCGAAAATGTAATAACCCCTCGGGGAGGCCCTGTCTTTATTATCATATGGGACAGTGCAAAGCTTGTGCGGAAAATCCACCTTCCGTAAAAGAATATCAAGAAATAGTTCAAGAGATTAGCTCTTTTTTGCAGGGTGGATTTAAAGATATACGAAAAAATTTAGCAGGGGAAATGCAAAAGGCAAGCGAAGCGTTAAATTTTGAACGAGCGAAAGAGATAAGGGACACAATACAACATATCGATGCTACAATGGAACAGCAAAAAATGACATTGACTGATCAAATGGATAGGGATATCTTTGGTTATAGCTATGATAAGGGATGGATGTGTGTCCAAGTATTCTTCATACGACAAGGGAAATTAATTGAAAGAGATACCAGTGTTTTTCCATTTTTTGATAGTCCTGAAGAAACAATAGTCAGCTTTATCGGAAGATTTTATTTACATGAAAATCATTTGAAGCCAAAACAAGTATTAGTTCCGGTTGGTATCGACAACGAATTATTAGCTAAAGTGTTAGAGATACAGGTGCATATACCATTAAGAGGAAGAAAAAAAGAACTGGTACAATTAGCTGTTAAAAATGCAGAGATTTCTTTAAATGAAAAATTTCAATTAATTGAAAAAGATGAAGAACGAACAATTCAAGCTATAGAAGATTTAGGTGAACAATTAAATATAGAGACACCACATCGAATAGAAGCTTTTGATAACTCGAATATACAAGGTACTGATCCAGTCTCTGCAATGATTGTTTTTGAAGACGGGAAGCCAAATAAAAAAGAATATCGTAAATATAAGATTCGGGATGTAAAAGGCCCCGATGATTATGATACGATGCGGGAAGTGGTTCGAAGGCGATATTCGCGTGTCTTGAAAGAAAATTTACCATTACCAGATTTGATTATCGTTGACGGGGGAAAAGGTCAAATGTCCGCAGCGTTAGAAGTTTTAGAAGATGAGTTAGGTTTAGATATACCATTAGCAGGACTAGCCAAAGATGATCGTCATAAAACAAGTGAACTGTTATATGGAATGCCACCTATAGTTGTTCCATTAGAAAGACAATCTCAAGCTTTTTACCTTGTACAGCGAATTCAAGACGAAGTACATCGATTTGCAATTACATTCCATCGCCAATTAAGAGGGAAGAGCTTATTTCAGTCTGAATTAGATAAGATTCCGGGTGTTGGTGAAAAGAGAAGAAAACTGTTACTTTCACACTTTAAATCGATTAATCAAATAAAAAAAGCATCTATTGAAGATATGAGGAAATTGGGGATTCCAAGTAATATAGCTGAATTAGTATTGAATCATTTAAACTCACCAAATGATGATGAAACGTAA
- a CDS encoding YslB family protein: protein MSKKYQTFDVPQLDNLHTPGAGYDILRYIGLPELFGEEKDTLLYFLGKNIARKFNMNTLEDIILFFEKSGWGTLELIKSKRKERVFQLLSDSIVLRINSEIDTEFRLEAGFLAEAIQQIEGTECECVESINKRIKQVEFTVHLTDE, encoded by the coding sequence ATGTCAAAAAAGTACCAAACGTTTGATGTACCTCAATTAGACAATTTACATACACCAGGAGCGGGTTATGACATCCTGCGTTATATTGGATTACCAGAATTATTTGGGGAAGAGAAAGATACACTGTTATATTTTTTAGGGAAAAATATTGCAAGAAAATTTAATATGAATACCTTAGAAGACATTATTTTATTTTTTGAGAAAAGTGGTTGGGGAACACTCGAACTCATTAAAAGTAAAAGGAAAGAAAGAGTATTCCAACTACTATCTGATTCAATAGTTCTGCGAATCAATTCCGAAATCGATACTGAATTTCGTTTAGAAGCTGGATTTTTAGCTGAAGCAATTCAGCAAATCGAAGGAACAGAATGTGAATGCGTAGAGTCGATAAATAAACGAATTAAACAAGTTGAATTTACCGTTCACCTAACAGATGAGTAA
- a CDS encoding TetR/AcrR family transcriptional regulator, which translates to MNNQKPKYHQIIEAAVKVIAENGYHGSQVSKIAREAGVADGTIYLYFKNKEDILVSVFEQKMGQFVDKIADAIKGKDNVSDKLLKLIEMHFSQLSADYHLAIVTQLELRQSNLSLRLKINQVLKPYLTMIDQIVEEGMELGEFREGLNIPLVRQMIFGTLDEIVTNWVMKEQKYNLIRMVPEAHALIIGALVYES; encoded by the coding sequence ATGAATAATCAAAAACCAAAATATCATCAAATAATCGAAGCAGCAGTTAAAGTTATCGCTGAAAATGGCTATCATGGGTCACAAGTATCTAAGATAGCCCGTGAGGCAGGGGTTGCAGATGGAACGATCTATCTTTATTTTAAAAACAAAGAAGATATATTAGTTTCTGTTTTTGAACAAAAAATGGGGCAATTTGTAGACAAAATAGCAGATGCCATTAAAGGGAAAGACAACGTATCTGACAAATTGTTGAAACTCATAGAAATGCATTTTAGTCAATTATCTGCAGATTATCATCTAGCGATAGTAACTCAGTTAGAATTAAGACAGTCAAATTTATCTTTACGCCTAAAAATTAATCAAGTATTAAAACCATATTTGACCATGATCGATCAGATCGTCGAAGAAGGTATGGAGTTAGGTGAATTTCGTGAAGGGTTAAATATACCACTTGTAAGGCAAATGATATTTGGTACCTTAGATGAAATCGTTACGAACTGGGTAATGAAAGAACAAAAATATAATTTGATTCGTATGGTTCCTGAGGCACATGCATTAATAATTGGTGCCTTAGTATATGAATCTTAA
- a CDS encoding electron transfer flavoprotein subunit alpha/FixB family protein → MSDKILVIGELRDDEVRNVSYEAIAAAKKIDHNAEIVGLLIGSGDIESQGQSLIAYGADRVIVVSHDNLKTYTSEGYGQAVMEVVNNESPTGIVMGHTSIGKDLTPKIASKLNTGLVSDVVDIEDDGVFVRPIYSGKAFEKKVITDGITFITIRPNNIPALEKDGSRSGEVSSVDVNITDLRTVIKDVIRKASEGVDLSEANVIVAGGRGVKSADGFKPLYELAEVLGGAVGASRGACDADYCDYALQIGQTGKVVTPDLYIAVGISGAIQHLAGMSNSKVIVAINKDPESNIFNVADYGIVGDLFEVIPLLIEEIKKVKVTV, encoded by the coding sequence ATGAGCGACAAAATTTTAGTAATTGGTGAATTGAGAGATGACGAAGTACGTAACGTTTCATACGAAGCGATTGCTGCTGCTAAAAAGATTGATCATAATGCAGAAATTGTAGGGCTGTTAATAGGTAGTGGAGATATTGAAAGCCAAGGTCAATCATTAATTGCTTACGGTGCTGATCGTGTGATTGTAGTTTCTCACGATAATTTGAAAACGTATACATCAGAAGGTTATGGGCAAGCAGTTATGGAAGTGGTTAATAATGAATCTCCTACAGGAATAGTTATGGGACACACTTCGATTGGAAAAGATTTAACTCCAAAAATTGCTAGTAAATTAAACACTGGACTTGTATCCGATGTGGTAGATATCGAAGATGATGGTGTATTTGTACGTCCGATTTATTCTGGAAAAGCATTTGAAAAAAAGGTTATCACGGATGGGATTACTTTTATAACAATACGTCCAAACAATATACCTGCGCTTGAGAAAGATGGATCTAGATCAGGAGAAGTTAGCTCTGTAGATGTGAATATTACTGATTTACGAACAGTAATTAAAGATGTTATTAGAAAAGCATCTGAAGGAGTGGATTTATCTGAAGCAAATGTAATTGTAGCAGGTGGTAGAGGTGTAAAAAGTGCGGATGGCTTCAAACCATTATATGAATTAGCGGAAGTACTTGGAGGTGCAGTTGGTGCTTCACGTGGTGCATGTGATGCAGACTACTGTGATTATGCACTTCAAATTGGTCAAACTGGTAAAGTAGTAACTCCAGATTTATATATTGCAGTAGGAATATCTGGAGCGATCCAACACTTAGCGGGGATGTCAAACTCGAAAGTAATCGTTGCTATAAACAAGGATCCTGAATCCAATATTTTTAATGTAGCGGATTATGGTATAGTTGGAGATCTATTTGAAGTCATTCCATTGCTTATTGAAGAAATAAAAAAAGTTAAAGTGACAGTTTAA
- the sdhB gene encoding succinate dehydrogenase iron-sulfur subunit, translated as MAEQSKVTFIITRQDGPESTPYEETFEIPYRQNMNVISALMEIRQNPVNNKGENTTPVMWDMNCLEEVCGACSMVINGTARQSCAALVDQLEQPIRLEPMSTFPVVRDLIVDRERMFDALKQVKAWIPIDGTHDLGPGPRMPENKRQWAYELSKCMTCGVCLEACPNVNDNSNFIGPAAISQARLFNAHPTGEMNASDRLNGLMEDGGIDGCGNSQNCVQVCPKGIPLTTSIAAMNRATNIQAFKNFFGSDQAL; from the coding sequence ATGGCTGAACAGAGTAAAGTTACTTTTATTATAACTAGACAAGACGGCCCGGAATCGACTCCTTATGAGGAAACGTTTGAGATTCCATATAGACAGAATATGAATGTAATATCTGCACTTATGGAAATCAGACAAAATCCTGTTAATAATAAGGGAGAGAATACTACACCTGTAATGTGGGACATGAATTGCTTAGAGGAAGTTTGTGGAGCATGTTCTATGGTAATTAATGGGACAGCAAGGCAATCTTGTGCTGCCTTGGTTGACCAATTAGAGCAACCAATCCGTTTAGAGCCAATGTCTACATTCCCTGTAGTTCGAGATTTAATTGTCGATCGTGAACGTATGTTTGATGCATTAAAACAAGTTAAAGCTTGGATACCAATTGACGGTACTCATGATTTAGGACCAGGTCCACGTATGCCAGAGAATAAACGTCAATGGGCGTATGAATTATCAAAATGTATGACATGCGGAGTATGCTTAGAAGCATGTCCAAATGTTAACGATAATTCAAACTTTATTGGACCAGCTGCAATTTCACAAGCTCGTCTATTTAACGCACATCCGACTGGTGAAATGAATGCAAGTGACCGATTAAATGGTCTAATGGAAGACGGGGGTATTGATGGATGTGGAAATTCACAAAACTGTGTTCAAGTATGTCCGAAAGGTATCCCACTAACAACTTCTATTGCAGCAATGAACCGAGCTACAAATATTCAAGCGTTTAAAAACTTCTTTGGAAGTGACCAAGCGTTATAA
- the sdhA gene encoding succinate dehydrogenase flavoprotein subunit, with amino-acid sequence MSNRKVAVVGGGLAGLMATIKAAEAGVKVDLFSIVPVKRSHSVCAQGGINGAVNTKGEGDSPWLHFDDTVYGGDFLANQPQVKAMCDAAPGIIHMFDRMGVMFNRTPEGLLDFRRFGGTQMHRTAYAGATTGQQLLYALDEQVRRYEVEGLVTKFEGWEFLEAVIDEQGIGRGIVAQDIKTHEIKAFRSDATIFATGGPGIIFGKSTNSMINTGSAASKLYQQGAKYANGEFIQIHPTAIPGDDKLRLMSESARGEGGRIWTYKDGEPWYFLEEKYPAYGNLVPRDIATREIFDVCVNQKLGINGENMVYLDLSHKDSKELDIKLGGIIEIYEKFVGEDPRKVPMKIFPAVHYSMGGLWVDDNQMTSIPGIFAAGECDYSQHGGNRLGANSLLSAIYGGMVAGPKAIDYIDGLDQHVDDLSDELYQSREKAEQESFNKLMNMEGTENAYQIHKELGEWMTDNVTVVRENEKLLKTDEKIKELLDRWDNININDTSRWSNQGVMFTRQLKNMLHLARVITIGAYNRNESRGAHYKPEFPERNDEEFLKTTVAKFNPESVSPEFSYEEVDVSLIEPRKRDYTTKH; translated from the coding sequence ATGAGTAATCGTAAAGTAGCAGTGGTTGGTGGTGGCTTAGCAGGACTTATGGCTACAATCAAAGCCGCTGAAGCTGGTGTGAAAGTAGATTTATTTTCTATAGTACCTGTAAAACGCTCTCACTCTGTATGTGCACAAGGTGGAATAAATGGTGCTGTAAATACGAAGGGGGAAGGGGATTCTCCTTGGCTACACTTTGATGATACGGTATATGGTGGCGATTTCTTAGCCAATCAACCACAGGTAAAAGCGATGTGTGATGCAGCACCCGGCATTATACATATGTTTGACCGCATGGGAGTAATGTTTAACCGTACGCCAGAAGGTTTACTAGATTTCCGTAGATTCGGTGGGACACAGATGCACCGTACTGCATATGCAGGAGCAACAACAGGACAACAATTATTATACGCTTTGGACGAGCAAGTGCGCCGTTACGAAGTGGAAGGATTAGTTACAAAATTTGAAGGATGGGAATTCCTCGAAGCTGTTATTGATGAGCAAGGTATAGGTAGAGGAATCGTTGCTCAAGATATTAAAACACATGAAATTAAGGCATTTCGATCGGATGCGACTATATTTGCGACAGGTGGTCCAGGAATAATCTTTGGTAAATCAACGAATTCAATGATTAACACTGGTTCTGCAGCGAGCAAATTATATCAACAAGGTGCAAAATATGCGAATGGTGAGTTTATCCAAATTCATCCTACTGCGATTCCAGGTGATGATAAGTTACGTCTCATGAGTGAGTCTGCACGTGGTGAAGGTGGACGTATATGGACGTATAAAGATGGTGAACCTTGGTATTTCTTAGAAGAGAAATATCCTGCTTATGGTAACCTTGTGCCTCGTGATATTGCTACTAGAGAGATTTTTGATGTCTGTGTAAATCAAAAATTAGGTATTAACGGAGAGAATATGGTTTACCTAGATCTTTCTCATAAAGATTCGAAAGAACTTGATATAAAACTTGGTGGTATTATTGAAATCTATGAAAAATTCGTTGGAGAGGATCCTCGCAAAGTTCCAATGAAAATTTTCCCTGCAGTGCACTATTCGATGGGCGGACTATGGGTAGATGACAATCAAATGACTAGTATCCCAGGTATTTTTGCTGCTGGGGAATGTGATTATTCACAGCACGGTGGTAACCGTCTAGGTGCGAATTCACTATTGTCAGCAATTTATGGTGGAATGGTAGCTGGGCCGAAAGCAATTGATTATATTGATGGTTTAGACCAACATGTAGATGATTTATCTGATGAATTATATCAATCTCGTGAAAAAGCAGAGCAAGAAAGCTTTAATAAACTCATGAATATGGAAGGTACCGAGAATGCTTACCAAATTCATAAAGAATTAGGTGAGTGGATGACGGATAATGTTACTGTTGTTCGTGAGAATGAAAAGCTCTTAAAAACTGATGAAAAGATAAAAGAGCTACTAGATCGTTGGGATAATATTAATATTAATGACACATCTCGTTGGAGCAATCAAGGTGTTATGTTTACACGTCAATTGAAAAACATGCTACATCTAGCACGTGTAATAACTATCGGTGCATACAATCGAAATGAAAGTCGTGGAGCTCATTACAAACCGGAATTTCCAGAACGTAATGATGAAGAGTTCCTGAAGACAACGGTCGCTAAATTCAATCCAGAATCGGTTTCTCCTGAGTTTAGCTATGAAGAAGTAGATGTTTCTTTAATTGAACCGCGTAAGCGTGATTATACTACAAAACACTAA
- a CDS encoding acyl-CoA thioesterase: MKSIEYIDDFRSWAEEFEFYIPINIRFSETDMYGHMNNVSPFIYFEEARIAYLQSLGLFNDFTNKDEGIIVADLQCDYLKQLFFGDQVNVHVKTQEVGNSSFDVHYMVTKGNFDVVLTARGRLVYIDANLGKSKPLTEDMKEKLMSRNFIKTQVKPTPL; this comes from the coding sequence ATGAAATCCATTGAGTATATAGATGATTTCAGGTCATGGGCAGAAGAGTTTGAATTCTACATACCAATTAATATTCGTTTTTCTGAGACGGATATGTATGGACATATGAACAATGTGTCTCCGTTCATTTATTTTGAAGAAGCAAGAATTGCATATTTACAATCTTTAGGACTATTCAATGATTTTACTAATAAAGACGAAGGAATCATTGTTGCTGATTTACAATGTGATTATTTAAAGCAACTATTTTTTGGAGACCAAGTGAATGTTCATGTTAAAACCCAAGAAGTAGGGAATTCCTCTTTTGATGTGCATTACATGGTTACAAAAGGAAATTTTGATGTGGTTCTTACAGCAAGAGGTAGATTAGTGTATATAGATGCCAATCTTGGTAAATCTAAACCATTAACAGAAGATATGAAAGAAAAACTTATGAGTAGAAATTTTATCAAAACACAAGTAAAACCGACTCCCTTATAA
- a CDS encoding electron transfer flavoprotein subunit beta/FixA family protein, translating into MNIYVLLKKTFDTEEKITVSGGRIEDDSAEFIINPYDEYAVEEAIVQRDEHGGEVTVVTVGDEESEKQLRTALAMGADKAVLINTEEDIENGDQYTTAKILEAFFEDKEVDLILAGNVAIDEASGQVGPRLAALLDIPYVSTITSLKIDDDTASIEKDVEGDVEIIETSLPLLVTCQQGLNEPRYPSLPGIMKAKKKPLEEIEIDDLDLDEDDVEAKTKTVEVYLPPEKEAGKILEGEPADQVKELVSLLKNEKKVL; encoded by the coding sequence ATGAATATATATGTACTTTTAAAGAAAACTTTTGATACAGAAGAAAAAATTACTGTTTCAGGCGGTAGAATTGAAGATGATAGTGCCGAATTCATCATAAATCCTTATGATGAATATGCAGTGGAAGAAGCTATCGTGCAGCGTGATGAACATGGTGGAGAGGTTACTGTAGTTACAGTTGGTGATGAAGAGTCTGAAAAACAATTACGTACTGCTTTAGCAATGGGTGCTGATAAAGCTGTCTTGATAAATACAGAAGAAGATATTGAAAATGGAGATCAATATACTACTGCTAAAATTTTAGAAGCATTTTTTGAAGATAAAGAAGTAGACTTAATTCTAGCGGGTAATGTAGCAATTGATGAAGCCAGTGGGCAAGTCGGGCCACGTTTAGCAGCACTGTTAGATATTCCTTACGTTTCTACAATAACTAGCTTAAAGATTGATGACGATACAGCTTCAATTGAAAAAGATGTAGAAGGGGATGTGGAAATTATTGAAACAAGTTTACCCCTGTTAGTTACTTGTCAACAAGGTTTAAACGAACCACGTTATCCTTCTTTACCAGGTATAATGAAAGCGAAGAAAAAACCATTGGAAGAAATTGAAATTGACGATTTAGATTTGGATGAAGATGATGTGGAAGCAAAAACAAAAACAGTAGAAGTATATCTTCCGCCGGAAAAAGAAGCGGGTAAAATTCTCGAAGGGGAACCTGCTGATCAAGTGAAAGAATTAGTATCCTTATTGAAAAACGAGAAAAAAGTACTTTAA